The DNA sequence TGTTGAAGCATGATGTACTAGTTCAATTACGTTTTCAGGCAAAGCGGCGGTGGTAATCGGGCACCGTTTTAGATATTTGCAATTCCGATAAGCCTATGTATTACTAGTTCCAGCTTTCTTTGTCCAACTGCTTTATGCTAGCCACACGTAAGCTGCGAAGAATAAGTTATTCCTTTAGGCCCCAAACTTAGTACTTTATCCCCATCCAGCGTAGAGCTTATGATGAATGTCCCGTTTTTGTCCCTATCTGCACTTAGCCAATCCTATACTTGTAGTCATAGTCTTTTAGATACTATACAAGTCGGAATGCTTACGTGTATGGCGCCTATCGAACCATCTCAGCAATAGCCTCAAAAACATATTTATCAGTTTTTTATATACCATGCTTTTATGTTAAAGTTGGCTAAAACAGATCGTATCTAACCATACTACAGGACAACCTTGACTTTTTTGAGTATGTCGTATCCTATTAAAGATAACATGCCAAGCACTATAACACTACAAAGACCTATCTAATTGAAAAACAAAATGCTACATGAAAGGTTATACAACACAGGAGCTGTTTATATGGCTTAATATATCGCCAAGCTCCTAACATACTATTGATAAACAAATACGAAAAGACATGAAAAACTTAATTTATCCGCTAGCATTCAGCGCCGCCTTATTTTTTCAGGCTTGTAATAACAATGCGAACAAAACAACCGATCATGCAGACTCAACTAACCTGATTACAGGCGACGCTATGCCATCGCCCGGTAGCATGCAGGGAACTACTGCCGATACCACCTTCACCAACAAAGCTGCAATTGGTGGCATGGCAGAAGTAGAACTGAGCAAGCTTGCCACGGAAAAAAGCAGCAATGCAAAAATTAAAGACTTTGCATCGCAAATGGTGAAAGATCATACCAAAGTAAATGACGAGTTGAAGGCCATCGCAGAAAACAAGAATATCATGTTACCAACTTCTTTGGATGCGGAACATGCTAAGGTGAAAAAAGATCTTGAAGGAAAACAAGGCGCTGAGTTTGATAAAGCCTATGTAAAAGCTATGGTAGATGGTCACAAGAAAACACATTCCCTGATGGAAGACGGTGCGAAAAACAATCTGGATGCTGAATTAAAAGCTTTTGCAGCAAAAACAGAACCTGTTGTTAAACATCATTTAGAGATGGTACAGCAGTTGGAATCCGACATGAAATAGTCCTTAGATAGGTAGCTAACAACCAACTGCATAACAAAGCCCCGCTGTAGCGGGGCTTTGTTGCTTTATGGAATGTGGATCGACATATATTTTCCATGCATGACTTTTTAACAGCGCGCGTTGCGACAAAAGATTTTGAAGAGCCGCTGTCTCTTTTTATGATGGAATTGAGCAATTACAATGTCCGCAGCAGCATATCGATATTCTTCCCAGCTGTCATCTTTTGACATATTCAGAAGATAAATATTGCCTGCCTGCGCTAATCCCGATTGTATTTTTACTACATTTCTTCTTGCTGTAC is a window from the Sphingobacterium sp. lm-10 genome containing:
- a CDS encoding DUF4142 domain-containing protein; the protein is MKNLIYPLAFSAALFFQACNNNANKTTDHADSTNLITGDAMPSPGSMQGTTADTTFTNKAAIGGMAEVELSKLATEKSSNAKIKDFASQMVKDHTKVNDELKAIAENKNIMLPTSLDAEHAKVKKDLEGKQGAEFDKAYVKAMVDGHKKTHSLMEDGAKNNLDAELKAFAAKTEPVVKHHLEMVQQLESDMK